In Rouxiella sp. WC2420, the following proteins share a genomic window:
- a CDS encoding PLP-dependent aminotransferase family protein: MNRYEHLAHILGERIEQGLYPAGHRLPSVRILSDEHGVSVSTVQQAYRMLEDRQLVEARPKSGYFVSLVKRQAGLPATCRTPQRPVDISQWDQVLAQITSRTVPGMISLGGGTPDVSSPSLKPLSRALAKVAQRSDSSALFYDTIEGSKALRDQIARLMIDSGSHIDAQNLVITTGCHEALSIAIRSVCEVGDIVAVDSPSFHGAMQTLKGFGMKALEIPTDPVTGISIEALEMALEQWPIKAIQLTPTCNNPLGYNMPDERKKALLRLAQCYDIAIIEDDVYGDLAFQYPRPATIYSFDDDGRVLLCSSFSKTLAPGLRVGWIAPGRYRDIAIHMKYIGTGATATQPQLAIADFIQQGHYQTHLRRVRQQYQQKLCLINDWVVKYFPQGVGVSRPQGGFLLWIELDEKIDTLRLNRLLEPEKIQISVGSIFSAAGKYRNCLRLNFANLDENRHEAAIKRVGETVHEMMKSS, translated from the coding sequence ATGAATCGCTATGAACATTTAGCCCATATTTTGGGAGAGCGTATCGAACAGGGCCTTTATCCTGCGGGACATCGCCTGCCGTCGGTAAGGATCCTGAGCGACGAGCACGGAGTCAGTGTTAGCACAGTGCAACAGGCCTATCGCATGCTGGAAGACCGCCAGCTGGTAGAAGCGCGTCCAAAGTCTGGCTATTTCGTATCATTGGTCAAGCGGCAAGCCGGTTTACCCGCCACCTGTCGAACGCCGCAGCGACCGGTGGATATTTCACAGTGGGACCAGGTGCTGGCGCAGATTACCAGCCGCACCGTGCCGGGAATGATCTCGCTTGGCGGCGGCACGCCCGATGTTTCGTCGCCCAGCCTAAAACCCCTTAGCCGGGCGCTGGCCAAAGTCGCGCAACGCTCCGATAGCAGCGCCCTGTTCTATGACACCATTGAAGGTTCGAAAGCGCTACGCGATCAGATTGCTCGCCTGATGATCGATAGCGGCAGTCACATCGACGCGCAAAATTTGGTCATTACTACCGGTTGTCACGAGGCGCTTTCGATTGCCATTCGTTCGGTGTGTGAAGTGGGTGATATCGTGGCGGTAGATTCGCCAAGCTTTCACGGCGCAATGCAGACGCTAAAAGGTTTTGGCATGAAAGCGCTGGAAATTCCTACCGACCCTGTCACCGGGATCAGCATCGAAGCGCTGGAAATGGCGCTCGAACAGTGGCCAATCAAGGCGATTCAGCTGACCCCAACCTGTAATAATCCGCTGGGCTATAACATGCCTGACGAGCGCAAAAAAGCATTGCTGCGGCTGGCACAGTGCTATGACATCGCTATTATCGAGGACGATGTTTACGGCGATCTGGCGTTCCAGTATCCACGCCCGGCGACGATTTATTCTTTTGACGATGATGGGCGCGTACTGCTGTGCAGTTCGTTTTCGAAAACGTTAGCGCCAGGATTACGAGTCGGTTGGATTGCCCCCGGCCGCTATCGTGATATTGCGATTCATATGAAATATATCGGTACCGGTGCGACGGCAACTCAGCCTCAGCTGGCGATAGCCGACTTTATTCAGCAAGGTCATTATCAGACGCATTTGCGCCGCGTGCGCCAGCAATATCAACAAAAGCTCTGCCTGATCAATGACTGGGTAGTGAAGTATTTTCCGCAAGGCGTGGGTGTCAGTCGTCCGCAAGGCGGCTTTCTGCTGTGGATAGAGCTGGATGAAAAAATTGATACCCTGCGTTTAAATCGCCTGCTGGAACCAGAAAAAATTCAGATTTCGGTGGGTTCGATATTTTCCGCTGCGGGGAAATATCGCAACTGCCTGCGGCTTAATTTCGCCAATCTCGATGAAAACCGCCACGAAGCGGCAATCAAACGTGTCGGTGAGACAGTGCACGAAATGATGAAAAGCAGCTAA
- a CDS encoding transketolase family protein, with product MQDLRDAVVSTLIDQQEQGANLSVMVADSTSTSKIGPFEKAYPDRVINVGIAEQNMVGMAAGVALSGHVVFTANAAPFLFARSNEQMKNDVCYSETNVKMLGLNAGFAYGPLGATHHCTNDIAIARTLGNLQVFAPADASQAEAIVKHAIKHKGPVYIRMDSDKLPVLHDDYHFIPGEPDVLVEGDDVVVFTLGTLAHEALAARDHGCNPTVVSLPSLWPLDELAVVELIKSHKKVITMEEHALSGGLGTIIGELILKHRLTQPLQAFGIPAYEFTHSSSRAALRRQFSIDTAGLVAALNGLSTAAAREAANEH from the coding sequence ATGCAAGACTTACGCGATGCCGTGGTGTCAACGCTGATTGACCAGCAAGAGCAGGGCGCGAACCTTTCGGTCATGGTGGCTGACTCAACTTCCACCTCGAAAATCGGTCCTTTCGAAAAAGCTTATCCCGATCGGGTTATCAATGTCGGGATCGCCGAGCAAAACATGGTCGGAATGGCGGCAGGCGTGGCTCTCAGTGGTCACGTAGTATTTACCGCCAACGCAGCACCTTTCCTGTTTGCCCGTTCTAACGAACAGATGAAAAACGACGTTTGCTATTCAGAAACCAATGTGAAAATGCTCGGCCTGAATGCCGGATTTGCTTATGGGCCGCTGGGCGCCACTCATCATTGTACCAACGATATTGCCATCGCCCGCACTCTTGGCAATTTACAGGTGTTTGCGCCAGCCGATGCCAGCCAGGCAGAGGCGATCGTTAAACATGCCATCAAGCATAAAGGACCCGTTTATATCCGCATGGACAGCGACAAGCTGCCGGTGCTGCACGATGACTATCATTTTATCCCCGGCGAGCCTGACGTGCTGGTTGAAGGTGACGACGTCGTGGTGTTTACCCTCGGTACACTGGCCCATGAAGCACTGGCTGCAAGGGATCACGGCTGTAACCCGACGGTAGTTTCGCTGCCTTCTCTTTGGCCGTTGGATGAGCTGGCGGTGGTGGAATTAATTAAATCTCATAAAAAAGTGATCACTATGGAAGAACACGCATTGAGCGGTGGCCTTGGAACCATCATCGGTGAGTTAATCCTTAAACATCGCCTGACTCAGCCGTTACAGGCCTTTGGCATCCCGGCCTACGAGTTTACCCATAGCAGCAGCCGCGCCGCGCTGCGTCGCCAATTTTCAATCGATACCGCAGGACTGGTCGCTGCTCTGAATGGGTTATCGACTGCCGCTGCAAGAGAGGCCGCCAATGAGCACTAA
- a CDS encoding winged helix-turn-helix transcriptional regulator, with product MKRTSMNDSICPIARTLDLIGDWWTLLIVRDALGGIKRFSEFQRHLGAAKNILSSRLKTLVAEGILEIAPASDGSAYQEYLLTQKGKDLYPILIALGQWGHAYMFDENEACSYSVERQTGQPLAQMRVRAQDGRELAAEDIEIIPGDQH from the coding sequence ATGAAACGTACCAGCATGAACGACAGTATTTGCCCGATAGCCCGTACTCTGGATTTGATTGGAGACTGGTGGACGCTGCTGATCGTGCGCGATGCCTTGGGCGGCATTAAACGTTTTAGTGAGTTTCAACGTCACCTTGGCGCGGCGAAAAATATTCTTAGTTCGCGGCTTAAAACGCTGGTTGCCGAAGGCATTCTGGAGATTGCCCCCGCGTCAGACGGCTCGGCGTATCAGGAGTATTTATTGACACAAAAAGGCAAGGATCTGTACCCGATTCTTATCGCGCTCGGGCAATGGGGGCATGCGTATATGTTTGATGAAAACGAAGCTTGCAGTTACTCGGTGGAACGCCAGACCGGACAACCGCTGGCCCAGATGAGAGTGCGGGCGCAGGATGGCAGAGAATTAGCCGCCGAGGATATCGAAATAATCCCCGGCGACCAACATTAG
- a CDS encoding GolD/DthD family dehydrogenase — protein sequence MSTNQYDVNLRYGVDISLSLEGKVVVVTGGLGGIAMASNRMMLEKGARLALLYPAFESAVQKTVLEELGSENVDYFECDVTDPAQVSEVFQQVERQCGQIDILVNCAGYVHLEPAVETSFEQWQKNLAVNLTGPFLCSQAAARSMIARGKGGKIINIASQAASIAIDNHLAYTSAKAGLLGMTKVMAKEWAPFRINVNTLSPTVVLTPMGEKAWRGEKGEEMKKLIPLGRFAYTDEIAAAILFFSSNGSDMITGADLMIDGGFTIW from the coding sequence ATGAGCACTAATCAATACGATGTCAATTTGCGCTACGGCGTGGATATCAGCCTGTCGCTGGAGGGCAAGGTCGTGGTGGTCACTGGCGGTTTGGGCGGTATTGCGATGGCCAGCAACCGCATGATGCTGGAAAAAGGCGCGCGACTTGCGCTGTTGTATCCGGCATTCGAAAGCGCGGTGCAGAAGACGGTCCTTGAGGAACTCGGCAGCGAAAACGTCGATTATTTTGAATGTGACGTCACCGATCCTGCTCAGGTCAGTGAGGTATTTCAGCAGGTTGAGCGGCAATGCGGGCAGATAGATATTTTGGTTAACTGCGCAGGCTATGTGCACCTTGAACCGGCGGTTGAAACCTCTTTCGAACAGTGGCAGAAAAATTTGGCGGTAAACCTTACCGGACCGTTCCTCTGCTCGCAGGCTGCGGCTCGCAGCATGATTGCCCGTGGCAAGGGCGGCAAGATTATCAATATCGCTTCGCAAGCTGCTTCTATCGCTATCGATAATCATCTGGCCTATACCTCGGCGAAAGCCGGACTGTTGGGCATGACCAAAGTAATGGCCAAAGAGTGGGCGCCGTTTCGTATCAATGTAAACACGCTTTCTCCGACCGTAGTACTCACCCCGATGGGCGAGAAAGCCTGGCGTGGCGAAAAAGGCGAAGAGATGAAAAAGCTCATCCCCCTTGGACGCTTTGCCTACACCGACGAAATCGCTGCCGCGATCCTGTTCTTCTCCAGCAACGGTAGCGACATGATTACCGGAGCAGACCTGATGATTGATGGCGGCTTTACCATCTGGTAA
- a CDS encoding phage tail sheath family protein, with protein sequence MPITTNYPGVYVKEDNALSMSISSGSTCVPLFVFDPFIDSDKNKTAYTIKPEFDKIIKVDSWLDYLSKLGGFINDVREKHTSSIIVDKIGGDKKDHNKLNESNFFATESYYRQMKALGYFPLQMYFENGGGGCYIYLTTQVSKTRGPKDDIRSVTLDHYDPDLTKIDFTTLAEQTLAYPDITIISLGGHKEINEKAYLAISSLLTQANGHAAPLFCVTGSDDITDARSTYNVGQQTAAYYPYFNTSYTLSLNDLSPNNIHFEGISEDGTKILDKTSSTLSSLLTNPSLSRFARQAIVDLQRQVVLSPVYAVLGAYCKTDSERGVWKAPANITLSGVTGLCNALGKEVVVTESVNGTLLKNGINAIRYFPSTGYTIWGARTMVPDTDLTWRYIPVRRLFNIAERDIKEAMAKAVFEPNSPVTWEILRSAVDAYLYNLWKQGALFGEKPEQAYFVKIGLGTTMTAEEINDGKMIIKVGMAAVRPAEFIILEFSQKQI encoded by the coding sequence ATGCCTATTACTACTAATTATCCCGGCGTATATGTAAAAGAAGATAACGCCTTATCAATGAGTATTTCGTCTGGCAGTACCTGTGTTCCACTGTTTGTTTTTGATCCATTTATTGATTCTGATAAGAATAAAACAGCGTATACAATTAAGCCTGAGTTCGACAAGATTATAAAAGTCGATTCTTGGTTGGATTATCTAAGTAAATTGGGTGGTTTTATTAATGACGTAAGAGAAAAACATACATCGTCTATTATTGTCGATAAAATAGGAGGTGATAAAAAAGATCACAACAAGCTAAACGAAAGCAACTTTTTTGCCACTGAAAGCTACTATAGACAAATGAAAGCCCTAGGGTATTTCCCATTGCAGATGTATTTTGAAAACGGCGGGGGGGGGTGCTATATTTATTTAACAACGCAGGTGTCTAAAACACGAGGCCCAAAAGACGATATTAGAAGCGTTACACTTGATCACTACGATCCTGACCTAACAAAAATTGATTTCACCACTCTGGCTGAACAGACATTGGCATATCCCGACATTACCATTATTTCTTTGGGCGGGCATAAAGAGATTAACGAAAAAGCTTATCTTGCAATTTCATCGCTACTTACCCAGGCTAATGGTCATGCCGCGCCTCTATTTTGTGTCACGGGATCCGATGACATCACGGATGCACGCAGCACTTATAATGTAGGACAACAAACTGCGGCCTATTATCCGTATTTTAATACGTCTTACACGCTTTCTCTGAATGATTTGTCTCCTAATAATATTCATTTCGAAGGTATTTCAGAGGATGGTACAAAAATTCTAGATAAAACTTCTAGTACGCTATCATCATTACTGACTAACCCAAGTCTTTCCAGGTTTGCCAGGCAGGCTATAGTGGACCTGCAGCGACAGGTTGTCCTTTCTCCCGTTTATGCGGTACTGGGTGCCTACTGTAAGACTGACAGTGAACGCGGCGTGTGGAAAGCCCCGGCTAATATTACACTTAGCGGCGTGACCGGGCTTTGCAATGCGTTGGGGAAAGAAGTCGTGGTCACTGAGTCGGTAAATGGAACGTTGCTTAAAAATGGCATCAATGCCATTCGTTATTTCCCGTCCACGGGCTACACCATTTGGGGCGCACGCACTATGGTCCCTGATACTGATCTTACATGGCGCTATATTCCGGTGCGCCGCCTGTTTAATATTGCTGAGCGCGACATTAAAGAAGCTATGGCAAAAGCGGTATTTGAACCCAATTCGCCTGTGACCTGGGAAATTCTGCGCAGCGCCGTCGATGCTTATTTGTATAATCTCTGGAAGCAGGGCGCGCTGTTTGGCGAAAAGCCGGAGCAGGCCTATTTCGTTAAAATCGGATTGGGAACCACGATGACCGCTGAGGAAATCAACGACGGCAAGATGATCATTAAAGTCGGTATGGCGGCAGTGCGCCCGGCCGAATTTATTATCCTCGAGTTCTCACAAAAACAAATCTAG
- a CDS encoding phage tail sheath family protein codes for MQHYFENGGGACYVYFYSGTAAATKESFDTLANFISAHPDITLIVLSASTTTNNLASSAVGDLMSQSTGHSAPLFCLVGGDAIDRALYFSSEAKQTAAYYPYLKTSYLQSFVPDLDRIKINSFNHYTWGTEAPAAFLSAPADSADGNLQYQYAEPNLNTDTSPMTELDWEIKMSNAEKALAELADSKNRVPVAGEPAFDQQQYDLKMSEAEKLLRELADSKPKSEDQLKEVFLHAEHEKEARLSAAQRLQAEIAVIGKIISDAANTAAHAKDAIAAAETLKKLQANAALAATSEPDTDPATGAKTAQQETAEPQKQLPDDQDDDQQGGYNMPQTPVVEPAGKLTFKIISTFKDLQAVLPNLASEILAAFKAEVASVVVSPVAAIAGAYCLTDAQRGVWKAPANVTLSGVTGLCDAGGKELIVTESVNANLLKNGINAIRYFPGKGFTVWGARTMVDDGDLPWRYIPVRRLFNIAERDIKEAMAKVVFEPNSPTTWEILRGSIDAYLHNLWKQGGLFGDKPQQAYFVKIGLGTTMSPTDINSGKMIVKVGMAAVKPAEFIILEFSQKQI; via the coding sequence TTGCAGCACTACTTCGAAAACGGCGGTGGAGCGTGTTATGTTTATTTTTATTCAGGAACTGCTGCTGCGACAAAAGAGAGTTTCGATACCCTTGCTAACTTTATTTCTGCCCATCCAGACATTACATTGATTGTATTGAGTGCCAGTACTACCACTAATAATCTTGCGTCTAGTGCGGTAGGCGATTTAATGTCGCAATCCACTGGCCATTCTGCACCTTTATTCTGCCTGGTAGGGGGAGACGCAATAGATAGAGCATTATATTTTAGCAGTGAAGCTAAGCAAACCGCAGCTTATTATCCATACCTAAAAACATCCTATCTTCAAAGCTTTGTCCCTGATTTAGATAGGATAAAAATCAATAGTTTTAATCATTACACCTGGGGAACAGAGGCTCCTGCAGCATTTCTTAGTGCCCCGGCCGACAGCGCCGACGGTAATTTGCAATATCAGTATGCCGAGCCGAATTTGAATACCGATACTTCTCCTATGACCGAACTTGATTGGGAGATTAAAATGTCTAATGCCGAAAAGGCGTTAGCAGAACTTGCCGATTCTAAAAACCGTGTTCCCGTCGCCGGGGAGCCTGCTTTTGATCAGCAACAGTATGATCTGAAAATGTCTGAAGCAGAAAAGCTTTTGCGCGAACTCGCCGACTCGAAGCCGAAATCTGAAGATCAGTTGAAAGAGGTCTTCTTACACGCCGAACATGAAAAAGAGGCGCGACTTTCTGCAGCGCAACGCTTACAGGCTGAAATTGCAGTCATCGGCAAAATCATCTCTGACGCAGCAAATACTGCCGCACATGCTAAAGATGCGATTGCAGCCGCTGAAACATTGAAAAAACTTCAGGCCAATGCCGCGTTGGCAGCTACTTCAGAGCCAGACACAGATCCCGCCACTGGGGCAAAAACAGCGCAGCAAGAGACAGCCGAGCCGCAAAAGCAACTACCGGATGACCAGGATGATGATCAACAGGGCGGGTATAATATGCCTCAAACTCCAGTTGTCGAACCTGCTGGTAAATTGACCTTTAAAATAATATCCACTTTTAAAGACCTACAAGCTGTACTGCCTAATTTAGCCAGCGAAATTCTGGCTGCCTTTAAAGCAGAAGTGGCTAGCGTGGTCGTTTCTCCGGTCGCCGCCATTGCCGGTGCCTATTGTCTGACCGACGCCCAGCGCGGTGTCTGGAAAGCACCGGCCAATGTGACACTCAGCGGCGTTACGGGTCTCTGCGATGCTGGAGGTAAAGAACTCATCGTCACCGAATCCGTAAATGCAAACCTGCTTAAAAATGGTATTAACGCGATTCGTTACTTCCCCGGCAAGGGCTTTACAGTCTGGGGTGCACGCACCATGGTAGATGACGGAGATCTGCCATGGCGCTATATTCCCGTGCGCCGCCTGTTTAACATTGCCGAGCGCGACATTAAAGAAGCCATGGCGAAAGTCGTGTTTGAGCCAAATTCGCCAACTACCTGGGAAATTTTGCGAGGCTCTATTGATGCTTATCTGCATAACCTATGGAAACAAGGCGGACTGTTTGGCGATAAACCGCAGCAGGCCTATTTCGTTAAAATCGGTTTGGGAACCACCATGTCCCCGACAGATATTAATAGCGGAAAAATGATTGTTAAAGTTGGCATGGCGGCGGTTAAACCTGCTGAATTTATTATCCTTGAGTTCTCTCAGAAACAGATTTAA
- a CDS encoding transketolase, with translation MDAQKSKTFQEIKTVARQARRYVLQMNHHAGKGHTGADLSEVDIICTLYMAVMDRGEARPDQDRFILSKGHGAGGLYCSAAAMGLLDPAVLEQFMGDDTLLAGHPVHQKLPDLIEINSGGLGHGLPIAVGLALGNKISGRAHRRAFVLLGDGELAEGSNWEAAMSASKFKLDNLIAIVDRNRLQLAGKTEDIMPLEPLADKWRAFGFEVLECDGHDPESIHTAVTQPSQGKPRVILANTEKGHGISFMANVPSWHHAVPNDQQLAQGLAELEE, from the coding sequence ATGGACGCTCAGAAATCGAAAACGTTTCAGGAAATAAAAACCGTCGCCAGGCAGGCGCGCCGTTACGTTTTGCAAATGAATCATCATGCGGGTAAAGGCCACACCGGGGCCGATCTTTCTGAAGTCGATATTATCTGCACCCTATACATGGCGGTCATGGATCGCGGTGAAGCACGCCCGGATCAGGATCGCTTTATTCTCTCGAAAGGTCATGGTGCAGGGGGATTATATTGCAGCGCGGCGGCGATGGGGCTGCTTGACCCCGCTGTGCTTGAGCAGTTTATGGGTGACGACACCCTGCTGGCTGGCCATCCCGTCCATCAAAAATTACCTGATCTGATTGAAATCAATTCTGGCGGCCTGGGACACGGCTTACCCATCGCGGTGGGTCTGGCGCTAGGTAACAAAATCAGTGGTCGCGCCCATCGTCGCGCTTTCGTTTTACTCGGTGATGGCGAACTGGCAGAAGGCTCCAACTGGGAAGCCGCCATGTCTGCCAGCAAATTCAAACTCGATAACCTGATTGCCATTGTTGACCGCAATCGTCTGCAGTTGGCGGGCAAAACCGAAGATATCATGCCGCTGGAGCCACTGGCCGACAAATGGCGCGCTTTCGGTTTCGAAGTCCTTGAATGCGACGGCCACGATCCCGAGTCAATTCATACCGCGGTGACTCAGCCTTCACAGGGCAAACCTCGGGTGATCCTTGCCAATACCGAAAAAGGTCACGGGATTTCGTTTATGGCAAACGTACCGTCCTGGCATCACGCGGTGCCTAACGATCAACAGTTGGCCCAAGGGCTGGCAGAGCTGGAGGAGTGA
- a CDS encoding DUF1127 domain-containing protein produces MKRICESDQFITRVTGVIDAADAEKTVASTGKFTDKYIDNSALKLGWWDRFVIAFAGWRERRQTARILKGLSASQLKDIGLSCHDIDKVYGHRDVSRKIWPHWPK; encoded by the coding sequence ATGAAAAGAATCTGTGAAAGTGATCAATTTATTACTCGCGTTACGGGCGTTATCGACGCGGCAGACGCAGAAAAGACAGTCGCTTCAACTGGAAAATTCACTGATAAGTACATTGATAACAGCGCATTAAAACTCGGCTGGTGGGACCGTTTTGTTATAGCTTTTGCCGGGTGGCGGGAGCGGCGGCAAACGGCCAGGATCCTCAAGGGGCTGAGTGCTTCGCAGCTCAAGGATATTGGCCTGTCGTGTCACGATATTGATAAAGTGTATGGTCACCGTGATGTGAGTCGCAAGATTTGGCCCCATTGGCCAAAATGA
- a CDS encoding fumarylacetoacetate hydrolase family protein, with protein sequence MTEFVIPAPEAASLAINGQQARFPLRRVYCVGRNYSEHAREMGHDPDREPPFFFGKPADAVVPATGEIPYPPLTSDLHHEVELVVAIGKGGKNIPASQALDHVWGYTVGVDLTRRDLQATAKKMGRPWDFAKGFDASAPTLPLIAVSKIGHPASGKIWLDVNGESRQVGDLSDQIWPVADVISYLSQSVELQPGDVIYTGTPSGVGAIQPGDTVSGGIEGIGAFSFTLSAKP encoded by the coding sequence ATGACTGAATTCGTTATCCCCGCACCGGAAGCCGCTTCGCTGGCTATCAATGGACAACAGGCGCGATTCCCGCTGCGCCGCGTTTATTGCGTTGGCCGTAACTACTCGGAACATGCCCGCGAAATGGGCCACGATCCCGACCGCGAACCGCCGTTTTTCTTTGGCAAACCGGCCGATGCCGTGGTCCCTGCCACTGGCGAAATTCCTTACCCACCGCTGACCTCTGACCTGCATCATGAAGTCGAATTAGTGGTCGCAATCGGTAAAGGGGGCAAAAATATCCCTGCATCTCAAGCTCTTGATCACGTCTGGGGTTATACCGTAGGGGTGGATTTAACACGCCGCGACTTGCAGGCCACGGCTAAAAAAATGGGCCGCCCGTGGGACTTTGCCAAAGGTTTTGACGCCTCTGCGCCAACTCTGCCATTGATTGCGGTCAGCAAAATCGGTCACCCGGCCAGCGGCAAGATTTGGCTCGATGTGAACGGTGAATCCCGTCAGGTTGGCGACTTGAGCGATCAAATTTGGCCGGTTGCCGACGTGATTAGCTACCTTTCACAGTCAGTTGAATTGCAGCCGGGCGATGTCATTTATACTGGCACGCCTTCAGGCGTTGGGGCAATTCAACCGGGTGATACCGTTTCTGGTGGCATAGAAGGCATTGGTGCGTTTAGCTTTACCTTAAGCGCGAAGCCTTAA
- a CDS encoding DeoR/GlpR family DNA-binding transcription regulator yields the protein MKSKSEQLADMQHRRDKILEMIREDGTVTVKMLTDAFDLTEATIRTDLRVLQKQGHVQRFHGGATLMDGKQNTHAMLLERQTQLREKDAIGRLAASFIEPGDTLILDSGTTTTAIANHLGHIKRLSVITTAVNIALQLGGEPGVNILLTGGTFKFPTLSTSGEKAASFFENVLAEKLFLATACISPRAGLSFPSETDIKVKSAMIQSANVVYVVADSSKIDKVSMFALPCEWSKIHYLITDSGISAEAWAAFEALGVRVLIAE from the coding sequence TTGAAAAGCAAAAGCGAGCAATTGGCCGACATGCAACATCGTCGCGACAAGATATTAGAAATGATCAGGGAAGATGGTACTGTCACAGTGAAAATGCTTACTGATGCTTTTGACCTCACTGAAGCGACTATCCGAACTGATTTACGGGTATTGCAAAAACAGGGACACGTTCAGCGCTTTCACGGCGGTGCCACATTGATGGATGGCAAACAAAATACTCATGCCATGCTGCTTGAGCGCCAGACTCAGCTTCGGGAAAAAGATGCCATTGGGCGTCTGGCGGCGAGTTTTATCGAGCCGGGGGATACGTTAATTCTCGATTCTGGCACTACTACAACAGCAATAGCCAATCATCTGGGACATATCAAAAGGCTATCAGTAATTACCACGGCGGTGAACATTGCCCTGCAACTTGGCGGAGAACCGGGGGTGAATATTTTACTCACCGGCGGGACTTTCAAGTTTCCGACGTTATCAACCTCTGGCGAAAAAGCCGCGAGTTTCTTCGAAAACGTGTTAGCCGAGAAGCTTTTTCTGGCAACTGCCTGCATCTCACCGCGCGCGGGGCTGAGTTTCCCTAGTGAGACCGATATTAAAGTGAAAAGCGCCATGATTCAGTCGGCTAACGTGGTTTATGTGGTCGCTGACTCCAGCAAAATCGACAAAGTTTCGATGTTTGCACTACCTTGTGAATGGTCAAAAATTCATTATTTGATCACCGACAGTGGTATTAGCGCCGAAGCCTGGGCAGCCTTCGAAGCGCTTGGAGTCAGAGTGCTGATAGCGGAGTAA
- a CDS encoding putative mucin/carbohydrate-binding domain-containing protein, with protein MSTSDIEYKLIASNEIHTGWQERPYAKTRLEDKQGELIDEKLYLGTDSIINETRPLSLDTCALLKIFHPETKRIIDRSGNILYPESRPLLCYEFSDPF; from the coding sequence TTGTCAACCAGCGATATAGAGTACAAATTAATTGCCAGCAATGAGATACATACAGGATGGCAGGAGAGACCTTATGCGAAAACTCGGCTTGAGGATAAGCAAGGGGAACTCATTGACGAGAAATTATATTTAGGCACTGACAGCATAATAAATGAAACTCGGCCTTTATCTCTTGATACTTGCGCCTTGTTGAAAATTTTCCATCCAGAAACTAAAAGGATAATAGATAGATCAGGAAATATTTTGTATCCAGAATCGAGGCCTTTATTGTGCTATGAGTTCTCAGACCCATTTTGA
- a CDS encoding SDR family NAD(P)-dependent oxidoreductase, with protein MSQSTSSKPLALITGASTGIGATYADRLAKRGYDLILVARDGAKLEQLAAKLSSENGVSVRAFRADLTDAASLKSLETLIRDTPQISLLVNNAGSILPGGFKDSDVEDIDNLIRLNVTSLARLSRVALDGLKTHKDGAIINIASVLALAAEISDPVYTASKAFVLTFTQSLQVELANSGLYFQVVLPAATRTDIWAKGGKNIEEVPGVMEVDELVDAALVGFDKKEPVTIPPLQDENKWFALDNARQALRMEFLQSHAAPRYK; from the coding sequence ATGAGCCAATCAACATCATCCAAACCTTTAGCCCTGATCACTGGCGCCTCTACCGGCATTGGCGCTACCTATGCCGATCGATTGGCAAAACGTGGCTATGATCTGATTTTGGTCGCCCGCGACGGCGCTAAACTGGAGCAACTAGCTGCAAAACTCAGCAGTGAAAACGGCGTAAGCGTTCGCGCGTTTCGTGCCGACCTGACCGATGCCGCCAGCCTGAAAAGCCTCGAAACGCTTATCCGCGACACACCTCAAATTTCATTACTGGTCAATAATGCCGGTTCTATTTTGCCCGGCGGTTTCAAGGATTCCGACGTCGAGGATATCGATAACCTGATCCGCCTGAACGTGACCTCGCTGGCTCGCCTTTCCCGCGTGGCGCTGGATGGACTTAAAACCCATAAAGACGGTGCTATCATCAATATCGCCTCGGTATTAGCGCTGGCCGCAGAAATCAGCGATCCGGTTTACACTGCCAGTAAGGCTTTTGTGTTGACCTTTACCCAGTCCTTGCAGGTTGAACTTGCCAATAGCGGCCTATATTTCCAGGTAGTTTTACCGGCAGCCACGCGAACCGATATTTGGGCCAAGGGTGGCAAAAATATTGAAGAGGTACCGGGAGTGATGGAGGTTGATGAACTGGTAGATGCGGCATTAGTCGGCTTCGATAAAAAAGAACCTGTCACTATTCCGCCGTTGCAGGATGAAAACAAATGGTTTGCACTCGATAATGCTCGCCAGGCACTGAGGATGGAATTCTTGCAGAGCCACGCGGCACCGCGTTACAAGTAA